ACACCGATACCAATCGCGGGTTTACCATTATGGCGGATGATCAGGCTGGGCGGATCGACATAATCGCGGGTAACCGTGGCAACATCGCGCAGGGTGACAATCCGGCCTGTGGCTGCCGTTGATACCACCAGGTTGCTGATCGCCTCGACCGAATTGATATTGCCGGTAGGTTGAATCTCCAGCCGGAAATCACCGAGCCTTATATCGCCTGCGGATACTACCGAATTCTGTTCGGCAAGATCTGCATAGATTTGCTGCACCGACAGGCCCAGCGCATTGGCGCGCTCGCGCGATATCTCGACATAGATAACCTCTTGCTGCGCGCCTATTGGCTGCACCTTGGCGACATCATCAACCGAGAGCAGATCGGTACGCAAATCGCGCACATAATCATAAAGCTCGGCATAGCTGAAGCCATCGCCGGTGACGAGATAGTAAAGCCCGTAAACATCGCCAAAATCATCATTGACCTGCGAGGTCTTTACCCCCGGCGGCAACCGCGATTGCGCATCCGCCACCTTGTTGCGCAGCTTGGTCCAGATCAGCTGCAGATCGTCTTTCTCCGGCGAGAAGCGATAGAGAATATCGACGCTGATCTCCGACCGACCGGCCGACGAGATGGAGCGGATTTCCTCGACTTCCTGCAACTGTTGCACCGCGCTTTCCAGCGCCTCGGTCACTTCATTGGCGACTTCTTCAGGGGTTGCACCGGGATATTCAGTAATAATCTGCGCCGTGCGGATGGTGAATTCAGGGTCCTCGAACCGGGCGATATTCTGATAGCTATACCAGCCGGAGAGCATCGCGATGGCGATCACGATGAAGCAGATCAAGCGGTTCTTGATCGAGAATTCGGCCAGATCCATGAGCTACGTCCCGCCCGGCACGCTATTCTTCATAGGCACGGATCTTCATGCCCTCATGCAGATAGGCCGCACCTGCCGCAACAATCGTCTCCCCGGGTTTGAGCCCGGCAATCACCCGCACCTGCTCATCGACGCCATTATCGACCTGAATGGTGCGCTTCTTGACCAGCATCGTCTTGGTATCAACGACCCAGACCGAGCGCTTCTTGCCATCTGATATAACCGCGCCCAGCGGGATGTTGAGGGCCTTGCCAGCGCCCTCACCCCGCAGCAGCGCGCGGCTGCTATACACCGTCGCGGTCATGCCCGGCAGCACGATCAAATCGCTTGGCGGATCAAAGGCAAAATTGACTTTAAAAGTCTGTGACTGGGTATCCGCCTGCGTCGTTGCCGCGAGAAAGCGACCCGGGATTTTGACATTGGGCGCGCTGCTTAGCACGACATAAGCTTCATCCACATTGGAGTTGGCACCGCCAATCTCGTCAGGGTCGGCCAGACGCGGTACCAGACTGGCGGGCACGCTGACTGAAGCTTCCGCCGCGCCTCTGGATTGCACGGTGACAATCGCCTGGCTGGGCGAAACGCTCTCAAACTCGGTAATAT
The sequence above is drawn from the Parasphingorhabdus sp. SCSIO 66989 genome and encodes:
- a CDS encoding efflux RND transporter periplasmic adaptor subunit yields the protein MALLVALTACGGEKPAEEEPARPAKLFVVQSASNTFDTSFPAIIEASQSSTLAFQVGGLLQDLPIRNGQAVRRGDVLGRLDQRRFRNAVTSAKAQYDAAEAEYQSAVRLLEQDAIARLVVEQRKSQRDTAMAQLDSARKDLADTVLRAPFSGLVAEKHITEFESVSPSQAIVTVQSRGAAEASVSVPASLVPRLADPDEIGGANSNVDEAYVVLSSAPNVKIPGRFLAATTQADTQSQTFKVNFAFDPPSDLIVLPGMTATVYSSRALLRGEGAGKALNIPLGAVISDGKKRSVWVVDTKTMLVKKRTIQVDNGVDEQVRVIAGLKPGETIVAAGAAYLHEGMKIRAYEE